The following DNA comes from Candidatus Bathyarchaeota archaeon.
CAAGCAACCTCAATCTACATTGAGGAATGCATGATCGCCGTATATCTGAAAAATAGGAGCGTGAGGTATGCTGCGAAGACTGGAAGAAGATGTCTGAAAAGAGTTCTGTAAAGACATCGTAAGGTTCAGGATGAATATTCTTAGTTAAATGTACTATCAACTTGCGTTCACCTTCTGTTATGTACCATGGTTTTAACGAAGTTTTGAATAGCTTTTGAGCCTAGGTATTTTGTTGTAGGTTTCGTCGTTTTAGATTATTATGGCTGAACAGTTTAAGCTTAAGGATACATGGAAGGGGCGGCGCAGAAAATTATTAGAATATATTCATACCATCGTATACATGATGCATACATATGGCTTTGCCTATACCGACCAAGCTAGAAGAACCCCTTATAAAAGCATTAGACAGACTCGTAGAAGACGGTCTTTACCAGAGTAGAAGCGAAGCTATTCGGGACTCCGTTAGGAGACTTGTCGAAAGAAGCTGCATCAGCAGGACCCGCTTCCTCAGAATCATTGCGGAAATCGCCGCACAGACCATCCTCATCAAATACAAGGACATAGCCACTGACATAATCGTTTACGGGTCTGTCGCAAGTGGCCAAACCTCAGAAGATAGCGATGTCGACATCCTAGTTCTGGTCTCCACCGAGGTACATAGAAGCATAAGTCAAGTGGAGATCGGTGTACACGAAGTCACATACCCTATAGCACTCGCAAGTGGCACAGTCATTACACCGATCGTTCTAGAGAGAGGAAGATTCCTAGAATTGTATAGAAAGGGTGAACACTTCACAAGCGAAGTCGCTGAGAAAGGTACTTCACTTCACGAGGAAATTTTGAATGAACTCAGAGATAGAGAATACTTGAGAAAAGCTGAAGCTAGATTGGAAGCAGCCAGGGAGCTTCTAAGGTCTGACAGATACGAGGACACCACATCAAGAGCTTACTACTGCATATTATGTTGTGCACGAGCCGCATTAGCAACTAAGGACTGCATACCCAGAGACACATGAAAGTACCCTTAGAATGTTCGGAGGCCTGTTTATCAAAAGAGAATGTTGGCCTAAGATAATGGGTGTTAACTTCTTAAGGCTTAAAGCTCTGAGAGAGAAAGCAGACTACTCATCTTCAATTGAAATCAAAAAAGAAGATGCTGAGTGAAGTTTGCAGGCAGCAGAAAATTTCATGAAGGAAACCATTTCAAGACTCCTCTAACGTTGCCAAAAGAAGATCAGCCTCAAGAATCGAACGGCACACTAAATAACAGATAGAGTATGTTTTGAAAATGGCTGACCTCACAAAATATTTAATTTTGATATGAATCTGCTCAGATTTATATGATAGTTCATTTTTTATGGATAATGTTTCATTATAGGCTTATACATGAATCTTTGATCTCTTCTTCTAATCACTTTTCAACGTCTATGATTTTCCTTCTCGATTTAAACCTGCTACAGTTCTAACTTTGGGGGAATCAGAAATGTTTCGCAACGTTCTTTATGAGTTCTATGTTTGCCTTTCCATCTTTCGGCAAGTCAAGCCAACGATTATCCTATCCCTCTCAACTTCAGCATCATATCTCATCCTCTCATAAAGTCTTATCGAAGAATCAACTATCTTATTGAAACATTGTAAGATGGCTTCTCAACTATGTCGAACAATTCTTCCTTAAAGATTTTGAATCTCCCCCTCAATCTTCCAAAACTTTAAAACGTGTGATTTCACCTCTTAGATGCGGAGTTAGTATGCTTTCTTGCTAACTTCTGATTAGATGAGGTCTTGAATCTACCATAAGACTGATAGGGTTTCTACCCTATGATATGCTTGGTAGATGCTTGTATGCCTGAGTTTCTTGACTCCTTCGCCGAGGAGATTGAGCTTAAGAAGTCATATCTTAGAGATCTTATCACCAAAGGTGTTTCAAACCCTTTAGACCCCGATATTGAATTTTTGATGCTTAGAAACTGGCATAACCTACCAACATTCAATATCGATCTTGATGGTTATTCTCCGAAGGCTATTGCTGTAGACGGCAGTTTAGCTAAACGTCTACTATCTGGAGGGTGCGTCCTCTATATTGTCCGTTCCATGGCCTTTTTTGGTGGCAAGAGGTTTAGACGTTTAGAATTTGACATTTTAACCTCTAGGGCTGGTGCTATAGATGTCTCCCGTTACGTAAGCCGCAGGTCAGAGTATTTTGAGCATATGGTTGCTATTGATGCCTTGGAGTCTGGGGTTGACGCTGATTTTCTACTCCTTGATGGAAGTTTTCATAGCCGCCTGATGGCTGTACCCCAAGACATTCCCTTCGAGGGCAGAAGGAGATTCATGATAGATTACTTCAACATGTTCTGTAAACTTCTCAACACCTGTAGACTTAAGGGAGTGATCCCTGTAGGGGTTAGTAAGGATAGTAGGGTAACCATACTAAGAGACTATTTCCTTTCAAACCTTCTATCTGAGGAGCTCGGTAACCTCCAGCCTTCACCTGAAGACTATGCTGAGATAAATAGGACATTCCAGAGTATTCTTCATAGGAGGAGGGGGCAGAGGGTTAAAAGGTTCATACGCTTAGAATCAAATTATGGGGTTGGAAGGTTAGCTAGAGTCATGCAGATACTTCTTGAGGCGAAGACTCTACGTAGTGACCACCAGATGATCCTCCGCTACACTAAAGGTGTCGGATACTCAACACCATTGGAGCTAGGCGCTTACGGTAGGGGTCCTGAACTTCTTGATAGGTATGAGCGTGAACCACGTGAGTATGTCGCCAAATATTTTCCTGAAGCGATAGATGAGGCTGAAGACCCTAAAGAATTCATGGAGGAAGCAACAGAAGTATTGTCTAGGATCCCATCCCTATCGACAATCGTCTCCTTCCATATAAGGCTCGACGAGAGGGATACCCCCTTGAGGATAGATGTTCCATCATGGGCCTTCGGAGTCAACCGGACCCTGAAGGACCTTCATGGATTCGCCCCGCTTAAGGACCTCGACCCAAGCAAGATCATAAACATGCTCAGAAACTTGTTTGGGGGAGTCAGACATTACAACATCCTATTGACGACAGTCGACAACGATGTGAGGTTGAGACGCAACATCGTCGACGAGACGTATCTGCCCATATTGGAGAAGTCTCTAGGGCTCCAACTTCCAATAAGACCCGTTAGGGGGTATAGGAGGGGTTGGTATGTCAGTTGACGGCAGGGTAGGCGTCATCGTAGGCGAGGCTACAACAGATACCTTCTACTTTGCAAGTGAAGTGGAGAATTACCCTCCGAAATGGGAGTACTTGGCTGTCCACGCGAAGGAGGTTATTGATGGTGTCGAGAAACCTGTCCAAGTTCTGGCCCAGGTTGAGCGCATAGTCTCAGCAAGTCAAGTTCTCAGCAAAGAAATTGACTTCGACGCTATTAAACGCATATTGCATGCTCAGGTTGAGGACCTGCGGGTTTGGGGTCAAGCAAGAATCCTCGGATACATACACTCCGACGAGCAGACCGGTAAGAGTCGGATCCTACTTCCAAGAAGGGCTGTCATCCCAGGCAGACCTATCTATATAGCCCCTGAACCTTTGCTGAGAGATTTCTACTCTTCAGGTGAGGGTGACAGGCTGTATGTCGGCAGGCTGATAAATCGCCCCGACGTTCCAGTCTACATATCAGCCTCAGGCTTCAAGAGGCACCTGGCCATAATCGCCCAGACAGGCGCAGGGAAATCCTACTGCGCAGGAGTCTTGATCGAGGAGCTGCTTGAGAATGGTGCAACATTAATCGTCATCGACCCCCACGCAGACTATGTCTTCCTCTCCAGAATTCAGACCCCTGAAGGAAGTTTGAGGCACCCCCTAGCTGACTATATGACCGTCTTCAGAAACCCATCCAGCACAGGAAGATATAGTGAAAGCGAGATACAGAACATCCAACCTTTCGAGGTTGCCTTCCAAGACCTGGACTACTATGAGATCTGCGACATAGCAGGAATATCTGAAAAATTTGTTAGGCTGCAGGAGGCTATCCGCATAGCCGTCGAGAAACTGAATTCTATGAAGAGGCGTTACACCCCACAAGACCTGATCAATGAACTTAATAACCTCTCTAGGTCTGAGGATGAGAATATCGATTCTGGGGTTAAGAGGGCTGCAATAGCAGCTTCCAGACGTATCAGGCTTCTATTATGGCTGAAGATATTTGGGGCGGCTACAACTCCCTTATCACTACTCTTGAAACCTATGCATCTCTCAATCATAGATCTCTCAGGCTTGAATGATAAAACCATGGACTACGTAGCCTACCGGATCCTAAACGATCTCTATGACCTAAAGACTGGAAGATCCGAGTATGTTGACCTGAAAGATTTCAGATATCCCATCTACATCTTTCTTGAGGAGGCTCACAAGTTCATCCCTGAGGATGGTTCAACCCTCACATCCGAGATCATAAATAGAATAGCGGCTGAAGGCCGAAAGTTCGGATTATTCCTTACATTGATAACTCAGAGGCCTTCAAAAGTGCACCCTGACACACTCAGCCAATGCAACTCGCAGATAGTTATGAAACTCACAAACCCTGAAGACCAGGACGCCATAAGGAGAAGCTCAG
Coding sequences within:
- a CDS encoding HEPN domain-containing protein: MALPIPTKLEEPLIKALDRLVEDGLYQSRSEAIRDSVRRLVERSCISRTRFLRIIAEIAAQTILIKYKDIATDIIVYGSVASGQTSEDSDVDILVLVSTEVHRSISQVEIGVHEVTYPIALASGTVITPIVLERGRFLELYRKGEHFTSEVAEKGTSLHEEILNELRDREYLRKAEARLEAARELLRSDRYEDTTSRAYYCILCCARAALATKDCIPRDT
- a CDS encoding DNA double-strand break repair nuclease NurA, giving the protein MICLVDACMPEFLDSFAEEIELKKSYLRDLITKGVSNPLDPDIEFLMLRNWHNLPTFNIDLDGYSPKAIAVDGSLAKRLLSGGCVLYIVRSMAFFGGKRFRRLEFDILTSRAGAIDVSRYVSRRSEYFEHMVAIDALESGVDADFLLLDGSFHSRLMAVPQDIPFEGRRRFMIDYFNMFCKLLNTCRLKGVIPVGVSKDSRVTILRDYFLSNLLSEELGNLQPSPEDYAEINRTFQSILHRRRGQRVKRFIRLESNYGVGRLARVMQILLEAKTLRSDHQMILRYTKGVGYSTPLELGAYGRGPELLDRYEREPREYVAKYFPEAIDEAEDPKEFMEEATEVLSRIPSLSTIVSFHIRLDERDTPLRIDVPSWAFGVNRTLKDLHGFAPLKDLDPSKIINMLRNLFGGVRHYNILLTTVDNDVRLRRNIVDETYLPILEKSLGLQLPIRPVRGYRRGWYVS
- a CDS encoding ATP-binding protein, giving the protein MSVDGRVGVIVGEATTDTFYFASEVENYPPKWEYLAVHAKEVIDGVEKPVQVLAQVERIVSASQVLSKEIDFDAIKRILHAQVEDLRVWGQARILGYIHSDEQTGKSRILLPRRAVIPGRPIYIAPEPLLRDFYSSGEGDRLYVGRLINRPDVPVYISASGFKRHLAIIAQTGAGKSYCAGVLIEELLENGATLIVIDPHADYVFLSRIQTPEGSLRHPLADYMTVFRNPSSTGRYSESEIQNIQPFEVAFQDLDYYEICDIAGISEKFVRLQEAIRIAVEKLNSMKRRYTPQDLINELNNLSRSEDENIDSGVKRAAIAASRRIRLLLWLKIFGAATTPLSLLLKPMHLSIIDLSGLNDKTMDYVAYRILNDLYDLKTGRSEYVDLKDFRYPIYIFLEEAHKFIPEDGSTLTSEIINRIAAEGRKFGLFLTLITQRPSKVHPDTLSQCNSQIVMKLTNPEDQDAIRRSSERLSHQLVRDLPGLNVGEAVIVGEVTSTPVMVKVRQRKTLEGGSDIPVAELLREAKERHRLKTQLLPEGELSEEEARRLLGE